GTAGCGTTGTGAATCGGCCAGGATCACGTCGCGCACCGCCTCGTGATATTTGATGTAGCCGGTGCAGCGGCAGAGATGGCCGTCGAGCGCGTCGGCGATCGTCTGCTCCAGCGCGTCGCGGGCGACCGGCTTGCGCGCGAGGCGTTCGAGCAGGACCTGTCCCTCGTTGAGGAAGCCCGCCGTGCAGTAGCCGCACTGAAACGCGAAATGATCGATGAAGGCCCTTTGCAGCGCGGACAGCTCGCCATCTCTGGCGTGTCCCTCCACGGTGCGGATCGACTTGCCGTCGAAGTTCACGGCGGGCGCGATGCAGGTTGGGCTGGTGTAGCTGGTGCCATCGGGCTCGTCGACGATGATGGCGCAGCTCAGGCACTGCGCGGCGCCGCAGCCGAATTTCGTGCCGGTCATGCCGAGCATTTCGCGCAAGAAATCGTTCATCGAGAGGTCGTCGCGCACCTCCATCGGACCATGCTTCTGGCCGTTGATGGTGAGGCTAAGTGTCGTCACGCGAGCACTCCCTTCAAAAGGCTTGGCGTCACCGGCAGCGCGCGGAAGCGGTGGCCGGTCGCATCATGGATGGCGTTGATGAGCGCAGGCACGATCGGGATCATCACGACCTCCGCCATGCCCTTCGGCTCTTCGTCCGGCGTCAACGGCTTCAGCATCTCGATCTCGAGATCGCGCAAGGGGAGGTCCGAGCCGCGCGCGACGAGGTAGCGCCCGAGATTCCATTCGCCGTTGCCCGGGCCGCCTTCGAAGGGCGGCAAGGTCTCGAGCAGGGCATAGCCGACGCCCATCGCGAAGCCGCCATGGGCCTGGCCCATGACGACCTCGGGCACGAGCGCGGTGCCGCATTCGAACACGCTGTAGGCCTTGGCGATGCGCAAGGCGCCCGTCGCGCGCTCGATCTCGACACGGACGACCGCGCCGCACATCGAGGTGTAGGATGTGCCGATGCGGTTGTTGTCGGTCGGCGGAAACTTGACGTTGGTGCGGTTGATGCGCTCGAACCTGCCGTTCCCCCGGCGGATAGCGAGCGCGTCGATGTCGGCGCGATATTGCTCGCCGAACAGCGGGAAGCGCGCGCGCGACCAGGCCCAGCGGGAAAAGCTGTGCGCGACCGCGCCGGTGACGAAGCCTCGCGCATGGGCGGTTGCGGCGAGCGCCGGCAGCGCCAACGGCTCCAGGCCAGGCATGACGAGCTGGCCGTTCTCCCAGCGCGCGCTGGCCCATTGCCTTGCGCGTGCGTCGGTCTTCGGGATGTGCCAGAGCTCCAGCGCCGCCGGCCACAGGCCGAAGCGGAAGATCACGCGGGCAGCTTCCGCAGATGAATGCGTGCCGACATGGGCGCCGATCGAGGCTGATGTCGCCGAGCTGATCGCAGGCACCCAGCGCGGATTTCTCTCGGCGGCGTCCTGGGT
This genomic interval from Bradyrhizobium sp. CB82 contains the following:
- a CDS encoding (2Fe-2S)-binding protein, with product MTTLSLTINGQKHGPMEVRDDLSMNDFLREMLGMTGTKFGCGAAQCLSCAIIVDEPDGTSYTSPTCIAPAVNFDGKSIRTVEGHARDGELSALQRAFIDHFAFQCGYCTAGFLNEGQVLLERLARKPVARDALEQTIADALDGHLCRCTGYIKYHEAVRDVILADSQRYLIATK